The Acidianus infernus genome window below encodes:
- a CDS encoding hotdog domain-containing protein, with protein MRTETYYNVFPWHTNHFGSLHGGIYMSWLIDTAGILMSSISKGNYLLASVDYIFLFRPARLGDVLRVIAKANATWNSSVEIEVKGCIRRGDKEELGAAGLMTYVAVDENNKPRKLDIKIPPDENAEKRRIQRLERKKQIMNDVDDILDLSFTRSYIRTIYPEHGFGNGILYAGKMYTMLDEALAIVAKLYSKGNAFTVSAGPADFISPVKIGDILEIQGAVEYTGNTSLDVGGKVYAINHYTGEKRLVTSTVFSFVAIDENGKPRPIPKLNPASEKEKKIFEERLKEREERIKTSKRLQSEISCD; from the coding sequence ATGAGAACAGAAACCTATTATAACGTTTTCCCTTGGCACACTAATCATTTTGGTTCGTTACATGGAGGCATATATATGAGTTGGCTTATAGACACTGCAGGAATCCTAATGTCAAGCATTAGTAAAGGAAATTATTTACTTGCATCTGTAGATTATATCTTCTTATTTAGACCTGCTAGATTAGGTGATGTATTACGAGTAATAGCTAAAGCTAACGCAACGTGGAATAGCTCCGTAGAAATTGAGGTTAAAGGCTGTATTAGAAGAGGAGACAAAGAAGAATTAGGTGCTGCAGGATTAATGACTTATGTGGCTGTAGACGAAAATAATAAACCTAGAAAACTCGATATCAAGATTCCTCCAGATGAGAATGCAGAAAAAAGAAGAATTCAAAGACTTGAGAGAAAGAAGCAAATAATGAACGACGTAGATGATATACTTGACTTAAGTTTTACTAGAAGTTACATAAGAACCATTTATCCAGAGCATGGATTTGGGAATGGTATATTATATGCTGGAAAAATGTACACAATGCTTGATGAAGCTTTAGCAATTGTGGCAAAGCTATATTCTAAGGGCAATGCTTTTACTGTATCTGCTGGACCTGCAGACTTTATCTCACCAGTAAAAATAGGGGATATATTGGAAATTCAAGGCGCAGTAGAATATACTGGAAATACGTCATTAGATGTTGGAGGAAAAGTTTACGCAATAAACCATTATACTGGAGAAAAAAGACTTGTCACCTCAACTGTTTTCTCGTTTGTAGCTATAGATGAGAACGGTAAACCGAGACCTATTCCTAAATTAAATCCAGCTAGTGAAAAAGAGAAGAAGATATTCGAGGAAAGATTGAAAGAAAGAGAAGAAAGAATAAAAACAAGTAAGAGGCTTCAATCAGAAATAAGTTGCGATTGA
- a CDS encoding nicotinamide-nucleotide adenylyltransferase produces MLRGIYPGRFQPFHLGHLSVVKWALERVDELIIIVGSAQESHTLNNPFTAGERIEMIRMALTEYGIPADRYYIIPIPDILMNNVWAYHVKMYVPTFQKVFARNPLVVRLFKEAGVEIDIPPAFNRDKYNSTLIRKLIIMNEEWKDLVPSSVYNYIKSIKGDERLKEITGSDKK; encoded by the coding sequence TTGCTTAGAGGGATCTATCCAGGAAGATTCCAGCCATTCCACTTAGGTCATTTAAGTGTAGTAAAATGGGCCTTAGAGAGAGTTGATGAATTAATAATAATAGTAGGTAGTGCACAAGAAAGTCACACATTAAATAATCCGTTCACTGCAGGAGAAAGAATAGAAATGATAAGGATGGCACTAACAGAATACGGAATTCCTGCAGATAGATATTATATTATTCCAATTCCAGATATTTTAATGAATAATGTTTGGGCATATCATGTAAAAATGTATGTACCAACTTTCCAAAAAGTATTTGCAAGAAACCCATTAGTTGTTAGATTATTTAAGGAAGCAGGAGTAGAAATAGATATTCCTCCTGCATTTAATAGAGATAAATATAATTCTACATTGATAAGAAAATTAATAATAATGAATGAAGAATGGAAAGACTTGGTACCTAGTAGTGTATATAACTATATAAAAAGTATAAAAGGGGACGAAAGATTAAAAGAAATTACTGGAAGCGATAAAAAATGA
- a CDS encoding SAM hydrolase/SAM-dependent halogenase family protein, protein MEAVIRRINSEVDITYITPNSKNFNLYAASYLLYTSYKYFRKGSIFLVVVDPGVGTSRKALLVKSKNYFFIGPDNGVLYPAASEDGIDEVIEISNPRLYLSKSISRTFHGRDIFATAAGFVSAGVNINAFGPKISKDELVKLSYDYNIIKDKNLVCGKIIYIDHFGNIATSIRNVSFVDENVKIIFNNNRLNARKVNTFGESKGNELLVYKNGYGFIEIGINKENASIKLNASEGEDICLEGSIQEDSSHST, encoded by the coding sequence ATGGAAGCAGTAATTAGAAGAATAAATAGCGAAGTGGATATAACATATATAACGCCTAACTCCAAAAATTTCAACTTATATGCAGCATCGTATTTACTTTATACGTCATACAAATATTTCAGAAAAGGTTCGATATTTTTAGTAGTAGTAGATCCAGGAGTAGGTACAAGTAGAAAAGCTCTACTGGTAAAATCAAAAAATTATTTCTTTATAGGCCCAGATAACGGAGTTCTATATCCTGCAGCCTCTGAGGATGGCATAGATGAAGTGATTGAGATAAGCAATCCAAGATTATACTTATCAAAAAGCATTTCTAGGACATTCCACGGCAGAGATATATTTGCAACTGCTGCAGGTTTTGTGTCGGCAGGAGTGAATATTAATGCATTTGGTCCAAAAATAAGTAAGGATGAATTAGTAAAACTTAGCTACGATTATAATATAATAAAGGATAAAAATCTAGTTTGTGGTAAAATAATATATATAGATCATTTTGGTAATATAGCTACAAGCATTCGTAATGTCTCTTTTGTAGACGAAAATGTAAAAATTATTTTCAATAACAACAGATTAAATGCAAGAAAAGTGAATACTTTTGGCGAAAGCAAAGGTAACGAGCTATTAGTGTATAAAAATGGTTACGGCTTCATAGAAATAGGTATTAATAAAGAGAATGCATCTATAAAACTTAATGCTTCAGAAGGTGAAGATATTTGCTTAGAGGGATCTATCCAGGAAGATTCCAGCCATTCCACTTAG
- the cyaB gene encoding class IV adenylate cyclase, with protein sequence MADIIEREVKLKLESPTLAELYAKLLNDGMQLIKKETEEDIYFNSEFRDFRKTDEALRIRKTDSGIEFTYKGPKIGKISKSREEITVNVNNADNLIKILERLGFKPVYTVVKNRIFLKDGEFIICLDSVKDLGEFIEIEIPNSTEEKLIEYVNLFLEKYKIKATQIKKSYLELLVSKNEENNSNSN encoded by the coding sequence ATGGCTGATATAATAGAAAGGGAAGTAAAATTAAAGCTTGAATCGCCTACATTAGCAGAACTTTATGCCAAATTATTGAATGACGGAATGCAATTAATAAAGAAAGAAACAGAAGAAGATATCTATTTTAATAGTGAATTTAGAGATTTCAGAAAAACAGATGAAGCGCTAAGAATAAGAAAGACTGATAGTGGAATAGAATTTACATATAAGGGACCTAAAATAGGAAAAATAAGTAAATCTAGAGAAGAAATAACAGTAAATGTAAATAACGCGGATAATCTTATTAAAATTTTAGAAAGACTTGGATTTAAACCTGTATACACAGTTGTTAAAAACAGAATCTTTCTAAAAGATGGAGAATTTATAATTTGTCTAGATAGCGTGAAAGATCTTGGAGAATTTATAGAAATAGAAATACCGAATTCAACAGAAGAAAAACTTATCGAATATGTAAATTTATTTCTTGAAAAATATAAAATAAAAGCAACACAAATTAAAAAGTCATACTTAGAATTATTGGTGAGTAAAAACGAGGAAAATAATAGCAATTCTAACTGA
- a CDS encoding RsmB/NOP family class I SAM-dependent RNA methyltransferase: MSTIENYIKKYDKVFEISPSLKAIELSRKYGFLDYMVERYLHIFRHEAEDFLYSCNFPLKKSIRCNTLKIDCDKLESRMEQKGFELEKVSWLKHGYIVKKAPPKPSLGATIEYLQGYYYIQGLASMVPAYVLNPSSSDIVLDMAAAPGGKTTQLSQIMNNEGLIVAVEKSRLRIASLLSNISRLGARNVLLLRSDVRTLEKTTLSFDKILLDAPCSGEGLIPEDQSRKTKTSLDDLKRFSFTQLQLISTAYKLLKKGGELVYSTCSIAPEEDEMIVNFAIEELGMKTIKISGYPAENGIVEYNGVSFNEEVSNCIRFYPHKNGTEGFFVCHLKKC, encoded by the coding sequence ATGTCTACTATTGAAAACTATATAAAAAAGTATGATAAAGTCTTTGAAATTTCTCCTTCGTTAAAAGCTATAGAATTATCACGTAAGTACGGATTTTTAGATTATATGGTGGAAAGATATTTACATATATTTAGACATGAAGCAGAAGATTTTCTATATTCATGTAATTTTCCATTGAAAAAAAGTATAAGGTGTAATACATTAAAGATAGATTGTGATAAACTAGAATCGAGAATGGAACAGAAAGGTTTCGAGTTAGAAAAGGTAAGTTGGTTAAAACATGGTTATATAGTAAAGAAAGCACCTCCTAAACCTTCCTTAGGAGCTACAATAGAATATTTACAAGGTTATTATTATATTCAAGGTTTAGCTTCTATGGTTCCGGCATATGTTCTCAATCCTTCATCTTCAGATATTGTGCTAGATATGGCAGCAGCTCCAGGGGGTAAAACTACACAGTTATCTCAAATAATGAATAATGAAGGCTTAATAGTAGCTGTAGAGAAATCAAGATTAAGAATAGCATCACTTTTATCAAATATTAGCAGACTTGGTGCCCGTAACGTTTTATTATTAAGATCAGACGTTAGGACATTGGAAAAAACTACTCTCTCATTTGATAAGATACTTTTAGACGCCCCTTGTTCTGGAGAGGGATTAATACCTGAGGATCAATCTAGAAAGACAAAAACTTCGCTCGATGATTTAAAACGATTTAGCTTTACTCAGTTACAATTAATTTCTACAGCATATAAATTACTTAAAAAAGGAGGAGAACTTGTTTATTCAACATGTAGCATAGCTCCAGAGGAAGATGAAATGATAGTTAATTTCGCTATTGAAGAGCTAGGCATGAAAACTATAAAAATTTCTGGATATCCCGCAGAAAATGGAATTGTTGAATATAATGGAGTTTCATTTAATGAGGAAGTATCAAATTGTATTAGATTTTATCCTCATAAGAATGGAACAGAGGGATTTTTTGTATGCCATCTCAAAAAATGCTAG